In a single window of the Raphanus sativus cultivar WK10039 chromosome 9, ASM80110v3, whole genome shotgun sequence genome:
- the LOC108811397 gene encoding small RNA degrading nuclease 3 — MEHKLATAEKKVLVELVKLVQKQGLEGDNGGWKEFLNSYDKKLGSSLSDPSRRSNDVLVAFLSSFKKKEDVQLLARVLQCDANRNLIEKFKQESPDKETPEQRLVRMTITHPRYPIYYAFPSHAEDWFVTKSGNKQSKVIKSTRMLAIDCEMVTCEDGSEAVVRVGAVDRDLKVVLDKFVKPSLPVVDYKTEITGVTAEDLEKATLSVADIQKKLRRFLSKGTILVGHGLHNDLQVLKVDHARVIDTSLVFKYSGANNSRIPSLLNLCKSVLDEELRMEGAAHNCVHDAAAAMKLVLAVVEKGVETLIPQTEQMLEVEKTIHEAKKASLYLHKIPHNVPSQELRGVIMGDFKVDVKPPKKLGGYYSAEVVFSSQEEANEAFEKVDGDIVKDTMGLSQKMVQFKLNSGSVSRLYVRKNVQDGEEVSAKKRSNTEEEKNVSCKRQKRENDSEETTREENGSSQGSICEDHIKEIEELKEKLKTTVEENEELKEKLKAKDENEELKEKLKAKEREVEAQDKMITNLKKKLKKK, encoded by the exons GTGCTAGTGGAGCTGGTGAAGCTAGTGCAGAAGCAAGGTCTAGAAGGAGACAACGGAGGATGGAAAGAGTTTCTAAACTCTTACGATAAGAAATTGGGATCGTCTCTCAGCGATCCTTCGAGACGCTCCAATGATGTATTGGTCGCTTTTCTTTCCTCTTTCAAAAAGAAGGAAGATGTCCAg CTATTGGCTAGGGTTCTTCAGTGTGATGCTAATCGTAACTTGATTGAGAAGTTCAAGCAAGAATCTCCTGATAAAGAGACTCCTGAGCAG AGGCTAGTTCGAATGACTATTACTCATCCTAGGTACCCAATCTACTATGCTTTCCCTTCCCACGCCGAG GATTGGTTTGTAACTAAGAGTGGCAATAAGCAGTCAAAAGTGATCAAGTCAACCAGAATGCTTGCTATTGATTGTGAGATGGTTACCTGTGAGGATGGCAGTGAAGCTGTTGTCAGGGTTGGCGCTGTCGACCGTGATTTAAAg GTGGTTCTTGACAAATTTGTGAAACCTAGCCTACCGGTTGTTGACTATAAGACTGAGATTACTGGAGTTACTGCTGAGGATCTTGAAAAAGCCACTCTCTCTGTTGCTGATATTCAGAAAAAACTCCGGAGGTTTCTTTCTAAGGGAACTATTTTAGTTGGTCACGGTTTGCACAATGATCTTCAAG TGTTGAAGGTAGATCATGCCAGAGTCATCGATACTTCCCTTGTATTCAAGTATTCCGGTGCAAACAATTCTCGAATACCTTCTTTGTTAAACCTATGCAAG TCTGTTTTGGATGAAGAACTGAGAATGGAGGGTGCTGCTCACAATTGCGTTCACGACGCTGCCGCTGCTATGAAGCTCGTGCTTGCTGTTGTGGAGAAAGGAGTAGAGactttgattccacaaaccgAACAA ATGTTGGAGGTTGAGAAGACAATACATGAGGCTAAGAAGGCAAGTCTCTATCTTCATAAGATACCTCACAATGTTCCCTCTCAAGAGTTACGAGGAGTTATTATGGGAGATTTCAAAGTCGACGTTAAG CCACCAAAGAAGCTAGGAGGTTATTATAGCGCAGAAGTTGTTTTTAGTAGTCAAGAGGAAGCAAATGAAGCATTTGAAAAAGTTGATGGAGATATAGTTAAG GATACAATGGGTTTGTCACAGAAAATGGTTCAGTTTAAGTTGAATTCTGGATCAGTATCTAGACTGTACGTTCGTAAAAATGTTCAAGACGGTGAAGAAGTCTCTGCGAAGAAGAGAAGTAACacagaggaggagaagaacGTGAGTTGTAAGAGACAGAAGAGGGAGAATGATTCTGAGGAGACGACTAGGGAAGAGAATGGCAGCAGCCAAGGGAGCATATGTGAAGATCACATAAAGGAAATTGAAGAACTGAAGGAGAAACTCAAAACGACGGTTGAGGAAAATGAAGAACTGAAGGAGAAACTAAAAGCTAAGGATGAAAATGAAGAACTGAAGGAGAAACTAAAAGCTAAGGAACGTGAGGTTGAGGCTCAGGATAAGATGATAACTAACCTCAAAAAGAAACTGAAGAAAAAGTGA
- the LOC108825837 gene encoding probable beta-1,4-xylosyltransferase IRX14H isoform X1 translates to MRVQRMRVVREEKLDGFVVFADDSNMHSVELFDEIQSVKWFGALSVGILAHSGNADELSSVLKMNQEGKPLSMPIQGPSCDSSGKHVFDTQPYATKSGVYVDDKAAVMPSKMEWSGFVLLWKESVDDRLVRVKDVNNLLDGNEGIEDGPLSFHLEANSKFPPGWLDHKVSLRHNCAVKEDTMARESSSKLQQEL, encoded by the exons ATGAGGGTTCAAAGGATGAGGGTCGTGAGGGAGGAGAAGTTAGATGGGTTTGTTGTGTTTGCTGATGACAGCAACATGCATAGCGTGGAGCTGTTTGATGAGATTCAGAGTGTGAAGTGGTTTGGCGCTTTGTCTGTTGGGATACTTGCTCACTCTGGTAATGCTGATGAGCTGTCGTCGGTGTTGAAGATGAATCAAGAAGGGAAGCCTTTGTCGATGCCGATTCAAGGTCCTAGTTGTGATTCATCTGGGAAGCATGTTTTTGATACGCAGCCTTATGCCACCAAGAGTGGTGTTTATGTGGATGATAAGGCGGCTGTGATGCCTAGTAAGATGGAATGGTCAGGGTTTGTGTTGTTATGGAAGGAATCTGTTGATGATAGACTGGTAAGGGTTAAAGATGTTAACAACTTGTTGGATGGTAATGAAGGAATAGAAGATGGTCCGTTGTCCTTCCACTTGGAAGCTAATAGCAAATTCCCACCTGG CTGGCTGGATCATAAAGTCTCCCTTAGACATAACTGTGCCGTCAAAGAGGACACCATGGCCAGAGAGTCTTCCTCAAAGCTCCAGCAAGAGCTCTAA
- the LOC108825837 gene encoding mavicyanin isoform X2, translating to MAAKIVVALACMVVMLGLSEAAVYKVGDSAGWTTIANVDYKLWASTKIFHIGDTVLFEYNPQFHNVMRVTHAMYRSCNNSNPISTFTTGNDSVTLTNHGHHFFFCGVPGHCMAGQKLDLNVIHPVSSTPLSDPPISSSSPPPPTTTIPAAGVPGPSPSHAAFLPSVVAAVVSLLVSLVFANFAS from the exons ATGGCGGCGAAGATAGTGGTGGCTTTGGCATGTATGGTGGTGATGTTAGGGCTGAGTGAAGCTGCGGTGTACAAAGTTGGCGACTCAGCTGGCTGGACAACCATAGCCAATGTAGACTATAAGCTATGGGCCTCTACCAAAATTTTCCACATTGGTGATACTGTCT TGTTTGAATACAACCCACAATTCCACAACGTGATGAGAGTGACGCATGCAATGTATAGAAGCTGCAACAACTCAAACCCAATCTCCACCTTCACCACCGGTAATGACTCAGTCACACTCACCAACCACGGCCACCATTTCTTCTTCTGCGGCGTTCCCGGCCATTGTATGGCCGGTCAGAAACTTGACCTCAACGTCATTCACCCCGTCTCCTCCACCCCACTCTCTGATCCACCGATTTcctcctcttctcctcctcctccgactACTACCATTCCTGCAGCTGGAGTCCCCGGTCCATCTCCTAGCCACGCGGCCTTTCTCCCGAGTGTGGTGGCAGCTGTGGTGTCTCTCCTTGTCTCTTTGGTCTTTGCAAATTTTGCGTCTTAA